One window of the Pedobacter ginsengisoli genome contains the following:
- a CDS encoding TerC/Alx family metal homeostasis membrane protein — protein MSNNLIDHPGVIIGFGVLVVVMLLLDLGVFNKKVHAVSSKEALVWSVVWISLSMIFSGVIYLTSGFEKFTQFQSAYWIEKALSVDNLFVFILVFGFFKVPKELHHKVLFWGIIGALVFRAIFIFAGVGLINLTYLPEMTVFGKLIKINIVLLIFGLFLIYAGIKSGMSDDHEDEDKDFSKSPGARLIYKFFKVSKEFDGAKFFTVQNGVKLATPLLVVVAVIEFTDLLFAVDSIPAIFAIAPDDPLILYTSNIFAILGLRALYFLLANFIYMFSLLKYGLAIILAFIGVKMVIAPFYHISSPLSLSIVGGVLVLSVVASLIFSPKKGIEG, from the coding sequence ATGAGTAATAATTTAATTGATCACCCCGGGGTGATTATCGGATTCGGGGTTCTTGTTGTAGTAATGTTGCTTTTAGATTTGGGTGTATTTAACAAAAAAGTACACGCTGTTAGTAGCAAAGAAGCACTTGTGTGGTCTGTTGTTTGGATAAGTTTATCCATGATTTTTAGCGGGGTTATTTACCTTACTTCCGGTTTTGAGAAGTTTACGCAATTTCAATCTGCTTACTGGATAGAAAAGGCGCTCTCGGTTGATAATCTTTTTGTTTTTATTTTGGTATTCGGCTTTTTTAAAGTTCCAAAAGAATTGCATCATAAAGTATTGTTTTGGGGTATTATTGGTGCACTAGTGTTTCGTGCTATTTTCATTTTTGCAGGTGTTGGACTGATTAATTTAACCTATTTACCTGAGATGACTGTATTTGGTAAGTTGATAAAGATTAATATAGTTTTATTGATTTTTGGTTTATTTCTTATCTATGCGGGTATCAAATCAGGAATGTCTGATGACCATGAGGATGAAGATAAAGACTTTAGTAAAAGTCCTGGTGCACGCTTGATTTATAAGTTTTTTAAAGTGAGCAAAGAGTTTGATGGGGCTAAGTTTTTTACCGTACAAAATGGTGTAAAACTTGCAACTCCTTTGTTGGTTGTGGTAGCTGTTATTGAATTTACAGACTTATTGTTTGCAGTTGATTCTATCCCGGCTATTTTTGCAATAGCGCCAGATGATCCATTGATTCTATATACTTCTAATATTTTTGCAATACTTGGTTTAAGAGCGCTGTATTTTCTGCTGGCCAACTTTATTTATATGTTTAGCCTGTTAAAGTATGGTTTGGCTATTATTTTGGCATTTATTGGTGTTAAAATGGTAATTGCTCCTTTTTATCATATCTCATCGCCGCTGTCGCTATCTATAGTAGGAGGTGTATTGGTGTTGAGTGTGGTTGCCTCTTTGATTTTTTCGCCAAAGAAAGGGATTGAGGGGTAA
- a CDS encoding oxidoreductase, protein MEKVWLITGCSTGFGRELAKQVLELGYKAGVAARNIADVEDIVKQYPETSIAITLDVTKHNDITNATKQLTEIFGRVDVLVNNAGVGYFGSVEASDEHETRKMFDINFFGLANMTKAVLPHMRRQRSGHIINIASIGGLMAFPALAYYNATKFAVDGFSEALAKETAPLGIKVTIVAPSGFRTDWAGRSANEVQNEIEDYKTTAGANKDNIRAYSGNQPGDPVRAAKAIIKAVEAENPPLRLLLGAAALKNARKKIEELAHDFDAWEETTVGADFPKS, encoded by the coding sequence ATGGAAAAAGTATGGCTCATAACAGGCTGTTCAACAGGCTTTGGCCGGGAATTAGCTAAGCAAGTACTGGAACTTGGATATAAAGCCGGCGTGGCCGCCCGAAACATTGCCGATGTAGAAGATATTGTTAAACAATACCCCGAAACATCAATAGCAATAACACTTGATGTTACCAAACACAATGATATTACAAATGCAACAAAACAATTAACCGAAATATTTGGTCGGGTTGATGTGTTGGTAAACAATGCAGGCGTTGGTTATTTTGGCTCGGTAGAAGCCAGTGATGAACATGAAACCAGAAAAATGTTTGACATTAACTTCTTTGGATTGGCTAACATGACCAAGGCAGTATTACCACATATGAGAAGGCAAAGAAGTGGACATATCATTAACATAGCTTCTATTGGAGGTTTAATGGCCTTTCCGGCACTGGCTTATTATAATGCAACTAAATTTGCTGTTGATGGATTTTCTGAAGCTTTGGCTAAAGAAACTGCACCACTAGGTATAAAAGTAACCATTGTTGCTCCAAGTGGTTTCCGTACTGACTGGGCAGGCCGTTCGGCCAACGAAGTTCAAAACGAAATAGAAGATTACAAAACTACTGCCGGGGCAAATAAAGATAACATCAGGGCTTACAGCGGCAACCAACCAGGCGATCCTGTACGTGCTGCCAAGGCAATTATTAAAGCAGTAGAAGCCGAAAATCCACCATTGCGTTTATTACTGGGTGCCGCAGCATTAAAAAATGCACGCAAAAAAATTGAAGAACTAGCACATGATTTCGATGCTTGGGAAGAAACCACCGTTGGTGCAGATTTCCCCAAATCTTAA
- the tatA gene encoding twin-arginine translocase TatA/TatE family subunit translates to MLHNTLLAALGTQEILVILVVVLLLFGGKKIPELMSGLGKGIREFNNGKDGVDEAGGKSEENINHKV, encoded by the coding sequence ATGTTACATAACACATTACTGGCCGCATTGGGTACACAGGAGATTCTGGTTATTTTAGTTGTAGTTCTTTTGCTTTTTGGTGGAAAGAAGATTCCGGAACTGATGAGTGGTCTGGGAAAGGGCATCAGAGAATTTAATAACGGAAAAGACGGTGTTGATGAGGCAGGGGGAAAATCCGAGGAGAATATTAATCATAAGGTATAA
- a CDS encoding helix-turn-helix domain-containing protein, whose amino-acid sequence MTLYVKNMVCDRCIMIVNERLQGLGFSVKQITLGKVEVAPDPNPEQLKDIAFEFQALGFELIEKEKNQLIEQIKNEVINFVHYSDLGEINQSLMHLVADKLNKDYNYLSRLFSESEGLTIEKFIIQQKIEKVKELLEYGELNLNEISFKMGYSSSAHLSAQFKSLTGLSPSKYKASAVKNRKPIDKLN is encoded by the coding sequence ATGACATTATATGTAAAAAATATGGTTTGCGACCGCTGCATCATGATTGTAAATGAGCGGTTGCAAGGCCTTGGTTTTTCGGTTAAACAAATTACGTTAGGTAAAGTAGAGGTTGCTCCTGATCCGAATCCGGAACAACTGAAGGATATTGCTTTCGAGTTTCAGGCTTTAGGTTTTGAACTTATAGAAAAGGAAAAAAACCAACTGATAGAACAGATTAAAAATGAAGTAATCAATTTTGTTCACTACTCTGACCTGGGCGAGATCAACCAAAGCCTAATGCATCTGGTAGCCGATAAATTAAATAAAGACTATAATTACCTGAGCAGATTATTTTCAGAATCAGAGGGTTTAACCATCGAGAAGTTCATCATTCAACAAAAAATAGAAAAAGTAAAAGAACTATTAGAGTACGGTGAACTGAACCTGAACGAAATATCTTTTAAAATGGGATACAGCAGTAGCGCGCATTTGTCTGCACAATTCAAATCTTTAACGGGGCTGTCGCCAAGTAAATACAAAGCTTCAGCTGTTAAGAATAGGAAACCCATTGATAAATTAAACTAA
- a CDS encoding heavy-metal-associated domain-containing protein: MQTLRFKTNIKCAGCIATVTPHLNNLNKLENWEVDIENPDKILKVDADDELKASEIIGTLEKAGYKAEQV, encoded by the coding sequence ATGCAAACTTTAAGATTCAAAACAAATATTAAATGTGCAGGATGTATTGCAACAGTAACTCCTCATTTAAACAATTTAAATAAACTAGAAAATTGGGAAGTTGATATCGAAAATCCTGATAAAATATTGAAAGTGGACGCCGATGATGAGCTTAAAGCCTCAGAAATAATCGGTACCTTAGAAAAAGCCGGCTACAAGGCCGAACAAGTATAA
- a CDS encoding heavy metal translocating P-type ATPase: MSLQENIETISFPVLGMTCASCAVSVESMIGAQNGVKQAEVNYATQKVKVTYDADVIQPEGMQKVVQSIGYDLILDAEKGSEKQEQIQADNYKSLKKRIIAAGILTIPVVIIGMLFMDMPYANYIMLVLSAPIVFYFGKNFFINAFKQAKHSKANMDTLVALSTGIAFIFSVFNTFYPEFWHQRGLHPHVYYEAAAVVIVFIMLGKLLEERAKSNTSSAIKKLIGLQPKTVVLITDQGEKEIEVVDVKAGDRLLVRSGEKIPVDGKVYDGNSFVDESMITGEPVAVSKQKDDNVFAGTINQKGSFRFIAEKVGSETMLAHIIQLVQEAQGSKAPVQKLVDKVAGIFVPIVILIAIITLGVWLLFGGEHAFTQGLLAMVTVLVIACPCALGLATPTAIMVGIGKGAESGILIKDAEALELGYKVNAIVLDKTGTITEGKPEVTSMHWASTLPETTDVLKQVFAAMEQSSEHPLAEAIFNHLKKDDVKPAAITDFDSLTGKGVSVVYNGKKYWAGSHKILSDHNQVISSELKEQAKVLQNQAQTVIYFANETEVLAVVSIADQIKTGSKEAVSKLIKQGIEVYMLTGDNKQTAAAVATTAGIDNFVAEVLPSDKAEFIKKLQADGKVVAMIGDGINDSQALAQSNVSIAMGRGSDIAIDVAKITLISSDLLQVPKALQLSKKTVRTIKQNLFWAFIYNLIGIPIAAGVLYPVNGFLLNPMIAGAAMALSSISVVSNSLRLKFAKL, encoded by the coding sequence ATGAGTTTACAAGAAAATATAGAAACAATTTCCTTTCCCGTTCTAGGGATGACCTGTGCCAGCTGTGCGGTAAGTGTGGAGTCTATGATAGGTGCACAAAACGGAGTAAAACAAGCAGAGGTAAATTATGCCACACAAAAGGTAAAAGTAACTTATGATGCAGATGTAATACAACCAGAAGGGATGCAGAAAGTAGTTCAGTCAATAGGCTACGATTTAATTCTTGATGCAGAAAAAGGAAGCGAAAAACAGGAGCAAATACAGGCCGATAACTATAAATCGTTAAAAAAGAGAATAATTGCAGCAGGAATATTAACAATACCTGTAGTAATAATAGGTATGCTTTTTATGGATATGCCTTATGCCAATTACATTATGCTTGTTTTATCGGCCCCCATAGTTTTCTACTTTGGTAAAAACTTTTTTATAAATGCCTTTAAACAAGCAAAACATAGCAAGGCAAACATGGATACCTTGGTAGCCTTAAGTACTGGTATAGCTTTTATTTTCAGTGTGTTTAATACCTTTTACCCAGAGTTTTGGCATCAAAGAGGCTTACACCCGCATGTTTACTACGAAGCAGCGGCGGTAGTTATAGTGTTTATAATGTTAGGTAAACTGCTCGAGGAACGTGCTAAATCTAATACTTCATCTGCCATAAAGAAACTGATTGGTTTACAGCCTAAAACAGTAGTGCTAATTACTGATCAAGGTGAAAAAGAAATTGAAGTAGTTGATGTAAAAGCAGGTGATAGGCTATTGGTTAGATCAGGAGAAAAAATCCCTGTTGATGGTAAGGTTTATGATGGTAATTCATTTGTAGATGAAAGTATGATTACCGGAGAGCCTGTAGCTGTTTCCAAACAAAAAGACGACAATGTTTTTGCAGGTACCATCAATCAAAAAGGAAGCTTCAGATTTATAGCAGAAAAAGTAGGTAGTGAGACTATGCTGGCACATATTATTCAGCTGGTACAGGAAGCTCAGGGTTCTAAAGCTCCGGTTCAAAAACTGGTTGATAAGGTAGCCGGGATATTTGTACCTATTGTGATATTAATTGCCATAATTACACTGGGCGTGTGGTTGTTATTTGGCGGAGAACATGCCTTTACACAAGGATTGTTAGCTATGGTTACTGTACTGGTGATTGCCTGTCCTTGTGCGTTGGGGCTGGCAACACCAACAGCAATTATGGTTGGAATAGGTAAGGGTGCCGAGAGTGGTATTTTAATTAAAGATGCCGAAGCTCTTGAACTTGGTTATAAAGTAAATGCCATAGTTTTAGATAAAACAGGGACTATTACAGAAGGTAAACCAGAGGTAACTTCTATGCATTGGGCCAGCACTTTACCCGAAACTACAGATGTATTAAAACAGGTATTTGCTGCTATGGAACAAAGCTCTGAACACCCATTGGCCGAGGCAATTTTTAATCATCTTAAAAAGGATGATGTAAAGCCTGCTGCAATTACAGATTTCGATAGTTTAACAGGTAAAGGAGTATCAGTAGTTTACAATGGTAAGAAGTACTGGGCGGGCAGTCATAAAATATTATCTGATCATAATCAGGTAATATCCAGCGAGTTAAAAGAACAGGCTAAAGTGTTACAAAATCAAGCTCAAACCGTAATTTACTTTGCAAATGAAACAGAGGTACTGGCTGTAGTATCAATTGCTGACCAGATAAAAACAGGATCAAAAGAAGCGGTTTCAAAACTTATTAAGCAGGGTATTGAGGTTTATATGCTTACCGGCGATAACAAACAAACTGCTGCTGCGGTGGCTACAACGGCAGGGATAGACAACTTTGTTGCCGAAGTATTGCCTTCTGATAAGGCTGAATTTATTAAAAAACTACAAGCTGATGGTAAAGTTGTAGCAATGATAGGCGATGGGATAAACGACAGCCAGGCGTTAGCGCAATCTAATGTGTCAATAGCAATGGGCAGAGGTTCTGATATTGCCATAGATGTGGCAAAGATTACGCTTATCTCTTCAGATCTTTTACAGGTTCCAAAAGCGCTGCAACTGTCTAAAAAAACAGTACGAACTATTAAGCAGAACTTATTCTGGGCGTTTATTTATAACCTAATAGGAATTCCAATTGCCGCAGGGGTATTGTATCCGGTTAATGGGTTTTTATTAAATCCTATGATTGCCGGTGCTGCTATGGCATTAAGTTCAATATCGGTAGTAAGTAATAGCTTAAGGCTAAAATTTGCAAAGCTCTAG
- a CDS encoding TonB-dependent receptor domain-containing protein — MERKIILTLIIFFIGFFAAVAQPATGIHTLKGSLIDSISGKEAAFVTVAVKNANKEVLKTQLSKIDGSFLIDQLVAGRFSVTFASVEYKTKTLEISIDPNNPILDLGRIHISPASHQLKDVSIVAARPLIKQEADRITYDLQADPDSKSYSVLEMMRKVPFLSVDADDNVQLNGNSAYRIFINGKPSSLMERNPKDVLKSMPASSIQKIEVITTPSSKYDAEGLAGIINIITNKAVENGYNGNVNFSERYPLGGPSIGGSFTTKSGKLGISAFGGASLSNTPSTGITISRVSTDASPSNLFQSADRESDGKNAYLGTELSYEIDSLNLLSGQLNLNGSSGSGKFFQRSLLENNTELLQQYNLLTNNDNSGRGADAAINYQKGFRRNKNQLLTFSYRYYGFTNDDTSDQLFSNRTNYDLPDFQQVNESMMNEHTAQLDYVHPVKNLTIEAGIKGIFRTNESDFKYYSRTPSDDYAIDTSKTNTFNNTQTILAAYNTYQYNLKNNWSFKVGIRLEQTIVDADFVTTESKVKQNYFSFVPSVSLSKRFKTTGISFGWNQRIQRPGINQLNPFVDRTNPTFENTGNPDLRPTKGNSIRFGFDWNKKGSLNMNLMYNWIRGLIFQVSEYDSQTNITRTRYENTGGAKALGGNINFNYPMSKTWNLSLNGNLMHGWADGISNGKPIRNQGFMYRFNLTTGLRLDNGWRLSGSAYLNGGELTIQQQSNTYLGTAFNVNKDIVKDKLTFSAFTNNPFNRYRVNVTNRFGPNFNQVNNSQQNFRTVGGSLSYKFGKMKESIKKNKRGISNDDVSN; from the coding sequence ATGGAACGGAAAATTATACTCACTCTCATTATATTTTTTATCGGTTTCTTTGCTGCGGTTGCACAACCTGCAACCGGTATACATACCCTAAAAGGATCATTAATCGATTCCATTTCAGGCAAAGAAGCTGCATTTGTAACAGTTGCCGTAAAAAATGCCAATAAAGAAGTATTAAAAACTCAGCTCAGTAAAATAGATGGTTCATTCCTGATTGATCAACTCGTTGCTGGCAGGTTTTCGGTAACATTTGCTTCAGTTGAGTATAAAACAAAAACACTGGAGATTTCAATCGATCCAAATAATCCAATACTCGATCTAGGGAGAATCCATATCAGCCCTGCAAGCCATCAGCTTAAAGATGTTTCGATTGTAGCCGCACGACCCTTAATTAAGCAAGAAGCTGACCGTATTACCTATGACTTACAGGCAGACCCCGATAGCAAGTCGTATAGTGTGTTGGAAATGATGCGAAAAGTTCCGTTCCTAAGCGTTGATGCCGATGATAATGTTCAGCTGAATGGGAATTCTGCTTATAGGATTTTTATCAATGGTAAACCATCGAGCTTAATGGAGCGTAATCCGAAAGACGTGCTCAAAAGCATGCCAGCTTCTTCTATTCAAAAGATTGAAGTAATTACTACGCCATCTTCCAAATATGACGCAGAAGGTTTAGCAGGCATCATTAACATTATAACCAACAAAGCAGTAGAGAACGGCTATAACGGTAATGTAAATTTCAGTGAACGCTATCCATTGGGGGGACCATCTATAGGTGGTTCATTTACCACCAAATCCGGAAAGCTTGGAATATCTGCTTTTGGCGGGGCCAGTTTATCTAACACACCATCAACCGGTATTACGATCTCCAGAGTAAGTACTGATGCATCACCGTCAAACCTTTTCCAATCTGCAGACCGTGAAAGTGATGGTAAAAATGCTTATCTGGGCACTGAGCTGAGCTATGAGATTGATTCCTTAAACCTGCTTTCAGGTCAGCTAAACCTAAACGGCAGTAGTGGTTCCGGCAAGTTTTTCCAACGCTCACTTTTAGAAAACAACACAGAACTCCTGCAGCAATACAACTTGCTGACTAATAACGACAACTCTGGCAGGGGTGCAGATGCAGCCATAAATTATCAAAAGGGTTTCCGAAGAAACAAAAATCAACTATTAACCTTCTCTTATCGCTACTATGGTTTCACAAATGATGATACTTCGGATCAGCTTTTTTCTAACCGTACCAATTATGACCTTCCCGATTTTCAGCAGGTTAATGAAAGTATGATGAACGAACATACTGCTCAATTGGATTATGTTCACCCGGTTAAAAACCTTACAATTGAAGCAGGGATAAAGGGTATTTTTCGTACCAACGAAAGTGATTTCAAGTATTACTCGCGAACCCCTTCAGATGATTATGCCATAGATACTTCAAAAACCAACACTTTTAATAATACCCAAACCATTCTGGCGGCTTACAATACCTACCAGTATAACCTCAAAAACAACTGGTCATTTAAGGTAGGTATTCGTTTAGAACAGACAATAGTGGATGCAGATTTTGTAACTACTGAATCAAAGGTTAAACAGAATTATTTTAGTTTTGTCCCTTCAGTTTCCCTAAGTAAACGATTTAAAACCACAGGCATAAGTTTTGGATGGAATCAACGTATTCAGCGGCCTGGTATTAACCAGCTCAATCCTTTTGTTGACCGTACTAATCCAACCTTTGAAAATACAGGTAATCCCGATCTGCGACCAACTAAGGGTAATTCTATCCGTTTCGGATTCGACTGGAATAAAAAAGGCTCCTTAAACATGAATCTAATGTACAATTGGATCAGAGGGCTTATTTTTCAGGTATCTGAATATGATTCGCAAACAAATATCACCCGCACCAGATACGAAAATACTGGGGGAGCAAAAGCCCTTGGTGGAAACATAAACTTTAATTATCCAATGAGCAAGACCTGGAACCTTAGCCTTAATGGAAATCTGATGCATGGCTGGGCCGATGGTATCAGCAATGGAAAACCTATCCGAAACCAAGGTTTTATGTACAGATTTAATCTTACAACAGGCCTGCGTTTGGATAATGGATGGAGATTAAGTGGTAGTGCTTATCTTAATGGTGGAGAGCTGACCATTCAGCAGCAATCAAATACCTATCTGGGCACCGCATTTAACGTTAATAAAGATATTGTTAAAGATAAACTCACTTTTTCAGCTTTTACAAATAATCCATTCAACCGCTACCGTGTTAATGTGACCAATAGATTTGGTCCTAATTTTAATCAGGTAAACAATAGTCAGCAAAACTTCCGCACAGTAGGTGGTAGCTTAAGCTATAAGTTTGGAAAAATGAAAGAATCCATTAAAAAGAATAAGCGTGGCATCAGCAATGATGATGTGAGTAATTAA
- a CDS encoding DUF6588 family protein — translation MKKLFGIITLLSISSSYTLFAQTGFEQLINAGPADATKLVDAYSKSLFKGFGLGMNSGWTNSAQTLGLYHLDLRVTGTAVIVPSSAKSFNVTRIGLSSNLRPANPNDVITPSFSGNTRSNGPLMDVYDENNNKLVSFELPSGMLENYVPTPQVQLTVGLLANTDITIRAAPRFKIGRKIGSVSLIGFGIKHNFMRDLSKYVPFDLALAFSYNNLKYKKALSLQPIENSVPQDNQQSTDFSGQEIFGNFNNYLFQALISKQFSVLTPYLSLGYNVSSADMGLSGNYPIINGYNGDQITYKTFSNPVRIERTYLKDFRVDAGFQVKFPVIRLYASYGISGNYGIANAGIGIGI, via the coding sequence ATGAAGAAACTGTTTGGTATTATAACACTATTGTCCATTTCTAGCTCCTATACATTATTTGCCCAGACCGGTTTCGAACAGCTGATAAACGCAGGGCCTGCTGATGCCACAAAACTGGTAGATGCTTATTCGAAGTCTCTTTTTAAAGGCTTTGGATTAGGTATGAACAGTGGGTGGACAAACAGTGCTCAGACCCTTGGACTGTACCATCTTGATCTACGGGTTACTGGAACTGCTGTAATAGTACCTTCTTCGGCTAAGTCCTTCAACGTTACCAGGATCGGTTTGTCGAGCAACTTGCGTCCGGCCAACCCTAATGATGTTATTACTCCTTCATTTAGTGGCAACACCCGATCTAACGGCCCGTTAATGGATGTTTATGACGAGAACAACAACAAATTGGTTTCTTTTGAATTGCCCAGTGGAATGCTGGAGAATTATGTACCTACACCGCAGGTTCAGTTAACAGTAGGTCTGTTGGCAAATACCGATATAACTATTCGGGCAGCACCAAGGTTCAAGATTGGCCGCAAAATAGGTTCGGTTTCTCTAATTGGTTTTGGAATTAAACATAATTTTATGCGCGATTTATCTAAATATGTACCGTTTGATCTCGCATTGGCCTTTAGCTACAATAATCTGAAATATAAGAAAGCACTCAGCCTTCAGCCAATTGAAAACTCGGTGCCGCAAGACAACCAACAGTCTACAGACTTTTCCGGACAAGAGATTTTTGGGAACTTTAACAACTATTTGTTCCAGGCATTGATATCCAAACAGTTTTCGGTGCTTACCCCCTATCTGTCTTTAGGTTACAATGTATCAAGCGCCGATATGGGACTGAGCGGAAACTACCCGATAATAAACGGTTATAACGGCGATCAGATTACTTATAAAACATTTTCTAATCCTGTAAGGATTGAGAGAACCTACTTAAAAGATTTCCGTGTTGATGCGGGTTTTCAGGTTAAGTTTCCTGTGATAAGGCTTTATGCCTCTTATGGTATTTCCGGAAATTATGGTATTGCCAATGCAGGTATCGGTATCGGCATTTAA
- a CDS encoding multidrug effflux MFS transporter, with translation MTQKRYLFLILILGSLTALGPFSIDMYLPGFKAIAKDLNTSEARVAWSLSSYFIGISAGQLLYGPLLDRFGRKKPLFIGLLIYILASAGCAFIKDIDSFIVLRFIQAIGSCAATVASVAMVRDLFPVSENAKVFALLMLVLSVSPMVAPTVGGYVTVAFGWHTVFFILLGLGLFNLIASWLWLPESYKADTTMSLKPKPIITNFITVLREPKFYTYAFTGAMAFAGLFVYITSSPILFMSLFKVKEETYGWIFAFLSVGFIGASQVNTLMLRKYKSEQLIFVALIGQVVTVIVFLIGSINGWFGLAETIGFLFLFLCCLGVANPNALALSLAPFSKNAGSASALMGALQMGLGALASACIGFFEQTSAVPMVLIMTVTSVIAFAVLVIGRRNIKEA, from the coding sequence ATGACGCAAAAAAGATACCTGTTCTTAATTTTAATACTTGGTTCATTAACCGCTCTCGGCCCCTTTTCTATCGACATGTACCTGCCAGGTTTTAAAGCAATAGCTAAAGACCTGAATACCAGCGAAGCCAGGGTAGCATGGTCATTATCAAGCTATTTTATAGGTATCTCGGCTGGTCAGTTACTTTACGGCCCCCTGTTAGATCGTTTTGGCAGGAAAAAGCCTTTATTTATTGGCTTACTTATATACATTCTGGCATCTGCCGGATGCGCATTTATTAAAGATATTGACTCGTTTATTGTATTGAGATTTATCCAGGCAATTGGAAGCTGTGCTGCTACTGTAGCATCAGTAGCTATGGTTCGCGATTTGTTTCCTGTTAGCGAAAATGCCAAGGTATTTGCCTTATTGATGTTGGTACTTAGTGTTTCGCCAATGGTTGCACCTACTGTAGGTGGTTATGTTACTGTTGCTTTTGGTTGGCATACGGTTTTTTTCATTTTACTGGGTTTAGGCTTATTTAATTTAATCGCCAGCTGGCTTTGGTTGCCCGAAAGTTATAAGGCAGACACTACCATGTCTTTAAAGCCTAAACCAATAATAACCAACTTTATAACGGTGTTACGTGAACCTAAATTTTATACTTATGCGTTTACCGGAGCTATGGCATTTGCAGGCTTATTTGTATACATCACCAGTTCCCCTATCCTTTTCATGTCGCTATTTAAAGTAAAAGAAGAAACTTACGGGTGGATCTTTGCCTTTCTTTCTGTCGGCTTTATTGGGGCCAGTCAGGTTAATACCCTTATGTTAAGAAAATATAAAAGTGAACAATTGATATTTGTTGCGTTAATTGGGCAGGTAGTTACAGTTATTGTGTTTTTGATTGGCAGCATTAACGGTTGGTTTGGCCTTGCCGAGACCATTGGTTTTCTGTTCTTATTCTTATGCTGCTTAGGGGTGGCAAATCCAAATGCTTTAGCCCTATCGCTAGCACCTTTTTCTAAAAACGCAGGTAGTGCATCTGCTTTAATGGGTGCACTGCAAATGGGACTTGGAGCTCTTGCATCTGCTTGTATTGGCTTTTTTGAACAAACATCGGCTGTGCCAATGGTATTAATTATGACTGTGACTTCTGTAATTGCTTTCGCTGTTTTAGTTATTGGAAGAAGAAATATAAAAGAGGCTTAA